Genomic segment of Synergistota bacterium:
TGGCTCCTCTACCCAAAAGCTCCTCAACGATTTCCTCAGGTGTCATCCCCTCATCGAGCTTTCTACTCACTGAGCCAAGCTTACCAAAAGAGCTTTCAAGATGGGAGACGAATTCCTCATCTACTCCTGGCATCAGTTGAATTATGACTCCACCGGCTGAGGCTATCAATCTCTCTGGATCAACCAGAACGCCAAGAGCCACTGCCGATGGTATCTGTTCTGAAACTCTGTAATAATTGGCTACATCAAGGGCTATTCCACCGCTTATAAGAGGAACCTTCGTCATGTAGGGTTCCCTTAGCCCGTAATCTTTTACAACAATGAGCTCTCCTCTTCCAACGGCTTTCTCAACATCGATCTTGCCTTTCTCATTCACGGGAAGCTCAACCCTCGGATTTTTAACATATCCCCTCACCCCGCCTTGGGTATCCGCGTCAGCGATAAGTCCCCCAAGAGGCCCATCGCAAACTACCTGAAGGGTTAGTCTTCCCCTTTCCACCTTCATATCCCACCCCATCATAACTGCAGCACACATAAGTCTCCCCAGCGCAGCTATGGCAGTGGGAGAAGCATCCTGAAGCTCTCTGACTTTAAGAAGAGTATTCGTTATTCTTGATGCCATTATCCTAACCTTTCCTTCTAAGGCAACGCCCCTAACCATATAGTCTCCTTTCAAATTCTCTCTAAACCTCCTTATCTCAATGGATTATGGCAGGCAACCAAATGTCCGGGTGATACCTCAGCGAGAGCAGGCTCCTCCCTCGAACAAATTGGAGAAGCCAACGGACATCTCGGATGAAAACGGCATCCGGAAGGAGGATTTATTGGATTTGGAACCTCACCGGGAGGAAGAAACCTATCCCACTTAACTTTGGGATCGGGAAACGGAACGGCAGAAAGAAGAGCTTTTGTATAGGGATGCTTTGGAGATGTATAAATGCTTCTCAAATTGCCCAATTCAACAAGCTTTCCCAGGTACATTACCGCTATTCTATCACATATATACTTCGCAGTTGCTAAATCATGAGTTATAAACAGATAAGTAAGATTAAATTCCTTTTTGAGTTCTATCATAAGCTCAAGAAGCTTAGCCCTAACCGAGACATCAAGCATAGCAACCGCCTCATCCGCGACCACGAACTTAGGACGAAGTATAAGAGCCCGAGCTATGACCGCTCTCTGCCTCTGCCCACCAGAAAGCTCATGAGGATACTTCTCATAAAAGCTTTCCGGCGGAACGAGACCCATCCTATCGAGCATCTTGAGAACCTCTCTTTTCTGCTCCTTTTCAGTCCCTATGCCGTGTATCACAAGGGGATGCCTTATAGCTTCTCCTATTTTCATATGGGGATTTAAAGAAGCCATGGGATCCTGAAAAACTACCTGGAAATTCCTTCTCTTCCTTCTCAGTTCTTCTCCTGAAAGCGAGGTTATATCCTCCCCATCAAAGAACACTTTACCCTCCGTAGGATCAAGCAGTCTTAAAACGAGCCTGCCAACCGTCGTCTTACCGCTCCCAGATTCTCCAACCAAACCCAGCGTTTCACCGCG
This window contains:
- the hslO gene encoding Hsp33 family molecular chaperone HslO; translation: MKGDYMVRGVALEGKVRIMASRITNTLLKVRELQDASPTAIAALGRLMCAAVMMGWDMKVERGRLTLQVVCDGPLGGLIADADTQGGVRGYVKNPRVELPVNEKGKIDVEKAVGRGELIVVKDYGLREPYMTKVPLISGGIALDVANYYRVSEQIPSAVALGVLVDPERLIASAGGVIIQLMPGVDEEFVSHLESSFGKLGSVSRKLDEGMTPEEIVEELLGRGAKPNWLGTQKVEFRCTCSKEKAEETIVALGKEEILRMLKDGRGEVECKFCGKKYIFEKADLERLLKEVEDGEEA
- a CDS encoding ABC transporter ATP-binding protein, with translation MEALLKVENLKKYFPVKKSFIEELFTREKRFLRAVDGISFEIARGETLGLVGESGSGKTTVGRLVLRLLDPTEGKVFFDGEDITSLSGEELRRKRRNFQVVFQDPMASLNPHMKIGEAIRHPLVIHGIGTEKEQKREVLKMLDRMGLVPPESFYEKYPHELSGGQRQRAVIARALILRPKFVVADEAVAMLDVSVRAKLLELMIELKKEFNLTYLFITHDLATAKYICDRIAVMYLGKLVELGNLRSIYTSPKHPYTKALLSAVPFPDPKVKWDRFLPPGEVPNPINPPSGCRFHPRCPLASPICSREEPALAEVSPGHLVACHNPLR